The DNA region TTGTCGCGCGGGCGTTATTCTCCGGTGTGGAAAAAGCCGTGAGTGAAATGAAACAGTTGTGTCAGCGAGCAGAAACACGATGAAACTGTATCAGGCGATTGGATTAATGAGTGGAACCTCCATGGATGGAGTCGATGCCGCATTATTACAAACAGATGGAAAATTTCATAATCAATCATTGGCACACGTTCATTTGAATTATCATCCACAGTTTCATAAAGCGTTAAAAGCCGCGGAATTTGCTTTACATCAATACCAGGGGTCGCTGACTTTAGCAGAAGAACATTTTTTTCAAATAGTATTACAATTTTTGCGTCAGCAATTAAACGTTGATAACGTTGATCTTCATTTGCATGAATTAGCGGACTATTTTGCTTGTCCTCCTAACGAAATAACACTGACGAAAATAATTCAGCATTCCACACTATTGCACGCGCAGTGTGTCAACTTATTATTACAACAACAAAATTTAACGAGAGACGCCATTGATGTCATTGGTTATCATGGGCAAACCTTATTTCATCGCGCCAACCTTAAAAAGTCAATCCAAGTAGGTAATGCATCGTTATTGGCAGAGTTAACCGATATTGAGGTGGTTTACGATTTTCGCCAACAAGATTTAATGCATGGCGGGGAGGGCGCACCGCTGGCACCGATTTATCATCACGCCTTAGCCGTGCGACATCAGCTATTGCCTTGTGCGGTGATTAATTGTGGCGGGATTGCCAATATTACCGTGATTCCATCTCATCAAACGGCAGCGTTAGTGGCATTTGATATTGGGCCTGGATGTGGATTATTAGATCGCTTCGTGCGTTTGAAAACAGCAGGACGAGAAATGTGCGACCACGATGGCAAGTATGCTTTTAAAGGAAAAATTCATATTGATTTAATCGATGAGTTATATCAACGCTCGGGTGGTTTCGCTACTGAAAATTTTTATCAAAAGCCCTCTCCTAAATCCTTGGACACGCATGACTTGAGTTTGACTTCAGGAATATTAGCCTTAGATCTTAACGATGGTTGCGCGACCCTTGGATTTTTTACCGCTAAACTCTTAGCAGAGACTGTTATACAACAGTCACAAACAGCATTATTAACAACCGTGGTTTTAGTCGGAGGAGGTTTTGACAATCCTTTTATTACCCAACAGTTTAAATCATTATTACCCGCAACAACCCGCTTTTTGACTGCAAGCGATCTTGGTTGGCAATCCCAAGCGATTGAAGCAGAATTAATGGCCTATTTAGCAATTCGGCACCAACAAGGCTTAGCTATCACTTTTCCGACGACAACAGGCGTGATTGAGCCCATGTGCGGTGGGAAGCGCGTGGGCTGCCAGCCAACAGTATAAAATACATATTTCCTTAATAATGGATGGGTATACTATGCGCTTAAAAAATAATGAGAAAAAATCATGTTTACTGCAGAAATTACAAAATTAAAATCGCTGGCCCAACAATCTAAGCAATTTGAAAACCAATTTGATATCTTGTGTAAAACGGGTGAGAAGGTTAGTGTTTATACTGGCTTGCAACATTTATTGCTGGCGTTAGTCACAGGGTTTTTACAACATCCACAAAATCAAAACGAAGCAATGACAAGCTATGAGCTTATTAAGGATAAAATTACCACAGAAATTCGAAGCCAAAAAGAAAAGTTACAAAAAGAGGAAGATTCTAGCTTTTCATCTTCCAGTTCATCCTCTTCATCTAGCTCGTCATCCTCATCGAGTTCATCCGAAGCCTTATCAGCTTTAAGTGAAATTCAAGTAAAAATAAATACCTTTATCTCTGATTGTGAAATAT from Legionellales bacterium includes:
- a CDS encoding anhydro-N-acetylmuramic acid kinase yields the protein MKLYQAIGLMSGTSMDGVDAALLQTDGKFHNQSLAHVHLNYHPQFHKALKAAEFALHQYQGSLTLAEEHFFQIVLQFLRQQLNVDNVDLHLHELADYFACPPNEITLTKIIQHSTLLHAQCVNLLLQQQNLTRDAIDVIGYHGQTLFHRANLKKSIQVGNASLLAELTDIEVVYDFRQQDLMHGGEGAPLAPIYHHALAVRHQLLPCAVINCGGIANITVIPSHQTAALVAFDIGPGCGLLDRFVRLKTAGREMCDHDGKYAFKGKIHIDLIDELYQRSGGFATENFYQKPSPKSLDTHDLSLTSGILALDLNDGCATLGFFTAKLLAETVIQQSQTALLTTVVLVGGGFDNPFITQQFKSLLPATTRFLTASDLGWQSQAIEAELMAYLAIRHQQGLAITFPTTTGVIEPMCGGKRVGCQPTV